A genomic stretch from Arachis stenosperma cultivar V10309 chromosome 3, arast.V10309.gnm1.PFL2, whole genome shotgun sequence includes:
- the LOC130966650 gene encoding uncharacterized protein LOC130966650 has product MSFIGLGVALSVVFGFLLLALVAELCYLLLWKKKKKKEENTEVEELEKGVLYGVCCSNNNSLSVVVASEEEGNNKGEADLDLENKDVVLKNNGVEESVELELMRLHNLAGPPRFLFTIKEETKEDLESEDGKSRCGGDGRSRRGSRTRSLSDLMVAIDTPFLNSMVSSPLRNSLENLEGFNNPLFESSSPPSSSEFNNRFIRPSSSPPPKFKFLRDAEEKLYRRLMEEAQRKAQQNQNQNLVAETTEVKVKDSPNSTTMLSVINTNTEREQKQLHQKNLPHFPSSSSQILPLESSPTTLTPVHKPSMVH; this is encoded by the coding sequence ATGTCTTTTATTGGGTTAGGTGTTGCTTTAAGCGTTGTGTTTGGTTTTCTCTTGTTGGCTCTGGTTGCTGAACTCTGCTACTTGTTGctttggaagaagaagaagaagaaggaggagaataCTGAGGTTGAAGAGCTTGAAAAGGGTGTGCTTTATGGTGTGTGTTGCAGCAACAACAATTCTCTGAGTGTTGTTGTTGCATCTGAAGAAGAAGGGAACAACAAGGGTGAAGCTGATTTGGATTTGGAGAACAAAGATGTGGTTTTGAAGAATAATGGGGTGGAAGAAAGTGTGGAACTTGAGTTGATGAGGCTTCACAATCTGGCTGGTCCACCAAGATTCTTGTTCACAATCAAGGAGGAAACAAAGGAAGATTTGGAATCTGAAGATGGGAAATCAAGGTGTGGTGGTGATGGTAGGAGCAGAAGAGGTTCAAGAACAAGGAGTTTGAGTGATTTGATGGTTGCAATTGACACACCTTTTCTTAATTCAATGGTTTCTTCACCATTGAGGAACTCTTTGGAGAATCTTGAAGGATTCAACAACCCTCTCTTTGAATCATCTTCACCACCATCTTCTTCAGAGTTCAATAACAGGTTTATTAGGCCTTCATCATCACCTCCTCCAAAGTTCAAGTTCTTAAGAGATGCTGAGGAGAAGTTGTATAGAAGATTGATGGAAGAAGCTCAGAGGAAGGCAcaacagaatcagaatcagaatcTTGTAGCTGAAACTACTGAGGTTAAAGTTAAAGATTCCCCTAATTCAACAACAATGCTTAGTGTCATTAACACCAACACAGAAAGAGAACAGAAACAGCTTCATCAGAAGAATCTACCACACTTTCCTTCAAGTTCATCACAGATTCTTCCATTGGAATCTTCTCCTACAACACTCACACCAGTTCACAAGCCATCCATGGTACATTAG